The Pseudooceanicola aestuarii genomic sequence TGGACTGATCGACCAGGAACAGCACGCGGTCGCCGACGCTTTGCTGGAAATACAGCGGCGAGGCGGGATCGGATGCACTGCCAGGCGTGATCGCCGCGGTCTGGCTGGCGGAGGAGGATCCGTAGTCATCCCCGAACCGGTCGGCATTGGTACAGGCGGCGAGCGTCAGGCCCGCAACAAGAAGAACGGCTTTGGTCAGGTGTTTCATCATGGACCTTCTGATGCTCGAATTCACTGTATCCTAACAGGTGCGACGCCTGCGCGACATCCCCCGCAGGTGCTTCATTGCAAGGGGGACCACGCCGGGTCGGAGGCTCCGCCCTCGGTGCGGACACGTTTCAGGTTCCGGCCGGTTATGTCCACGGAATAAAGCGAAGACGACCCGGTTTCGCCCCGCGTTTCGCGCGTGAACATGATGACGCGGCCGTTGGGCGACCAGGTCGGCCCCTCGTCCAGGAAGGATGCGGTCAGCAGGCGTTCGCCGCTGCCGTCGGTGCGCATCACGCCGATGTGGAACCGGCCGTTGTTCTGCTTGGTAAAGGCGATCATGTCGCCACGCGGCGACCAGACCGGGGTGCCGTACCGCCCCTGGCCAAAGGAAATGCGCTGCGCCTCACCACCATTGGCGGGCATGACGTAAAGTTGCGGCGCGCCGGAACGGTCGCTTTCGAACACGATCTGGCTGCCATCGGGAGAGAAGCTGGGCGCCGTCTCGATCGACGGGGCTTCCGTCAGGCGCGTCGTCTGACCCGAGCCGAGGTCCATGCGAAACAGGTCCGTATTCCCACCCGAGGTGGCGGAATAGACGATGGTCCGCCCGTTGGGGCCGAAGCGGGGCGCAAAGCTCATCTCACCGCCCGCCGCGTCAACGACATTGCGCCCGACGCTTTCGACATCCAGCAGGTAGATGCGCGGGAACCCCGTCTGGTAGGACGTATACAGCACCCGGTCCCCGGTGGGCGAAAACCGCGGCGCCAGCACGATGGAGGCGCTGTCGGTCAGGTACTGCACGTTGTAGCCGTCGTAATCCATGATGGCGAGGCGCTTGCGCCGCTCGTCCTTGGGTCCGGTTTCGGACACGTAGACCACGCGGCTGTCGAAATAGCCCTGCTCCCCGGTGATCCGGGAATAGACCGTATCGGCGACCTTGTGGGCCATCCGGCGCCAGCCGGCTTCGGTCCCGGAGAATTGCAGCCCGTCCCCCAATTCCTGGTTGGCGAACACGTCGTGAACGCGGAACTTGACGTCCAGCCGGCCGGACGGGTCCATCGACACAGCGCCGGTGATCAGCGCCTCGGCGTTGATTGCCTTCCAGTCGGAATATTCGACAGGGCTGGAAAAACTGGTGATCGACCCGATGAAGGCATCGCGCGGGATCTCCCGGAACAGGCCCGTGCCGGACAGGTCTTCGGCCACGACGCGGGCGATATCCTGCGCCATCTGGTTGGCGGCCGTGTTCTCCGCCACGAAGGCAGGCGCAGCAAAGGGCAAGGGTTCGATCACGCCTTCTGTGATCTCGATCCGCAGGGGGCCATCGGTCTGGGCCATGGCGGGAACGGCGGCCGCGAAGGGCAAAACCGCGATGACGAGGCTGGCAATCAGGTTACGCATCATAGGTTCCGCATTTTCTCCGGGTTGAATGTCATTTCGATCTCGCGCCATTGCTCGAACTTCTCTGACGGTAGGTCATATCCGCCGCGTTCACAGCGTAGCACGGCACGTCGGGCGGTTTCGAACGCAATTGATTGCGCGGAGGCATCGCCCCCCTCGGCAGAGATCCGCCGGATGGAGCTTTGAATCACACGCCCGCTGCGATCCATGTCGAAGCCAAGGGTGATCACCACATCGCTGGAGGCCGATCCCGGATCGACGACCCAGCAATTCTGCACCGCAAGGCGCAACGCCTCCTTCTCTCCGGAGGTCAGGGGCGGGCCAGCGGGCGCGCGCGGGGTCTCCGACGGCGTGTCGGCGCCGCCGATGGCCTGGGCGAGGGCATCGGCGATGGCGTCTTTTTCCTCTGCGCGCTCCGGCGTGGCGGTGGGCGCGGGATCGGGGGCCGGTTGTTCCGGCGCGGGGGTCTCGGCGATCTCCACCTCGGGCTCCGGGCGATCCGGACGGGCCCGCGGACGGGGCGAGCGGGTGGGCGCCAGCGGCCTGTCCTCCTCCTCCGCCTCGGTCACGATCTCGGGGGCGGTTTCCTCTGGCGCGGTACTTTCGGTTTCCTCCGGCGCCTGGCGCTCCGGCTCCGGCGTGGGGGCGGTTTCGTCCCGGCGGATGTCATCGGCGGCCACGTCGCGGTCAGGCGCGGGCACCGGATCGGGAGAAATGCGCGGCACCGGGCGGGCCGCCGGACGCTGCTCGGCGGTGGGCAGGTTGTCCTGCGGGGTCTCCGGCGCTGACAACACGGGCGGCGCATCGGCGGCTTCGGCCTGCGGCGGTGCAATGGGCTCGGGCGGGCGCGGTGCGGCGTCGGGCGGGGTGGTCTCCGGCGCCGGGTCCGGTGCGGTCACCTGCGGGGGCCGGTCCTGCGCCTGTTCCGGCAATCCGGGGCTTTCGGCCTCGTCCGGGGCAGGCGGCTGCGGCGCGGCCACATCCGTATCCGCCCCCGGCGGGCGGGCCGCGTTTTCGAGCCGCGCGAATTCCTCCGTCGAGATGACGGAGACTTCCTGCACCTCTACCGGCGGAGGTTCCGGCGCGGCCCAACCGCCAAGGAACAGCCAGCCGATCAGCGCGGCATGGCCTGTCCCGGATATGACATGCCCGATGTTCAAGACGACCTCAGTTGGTCCCGGCGTCCAGCGTCGGACCGCCGCTTTCCGTCACCAACCCGATGTTGGAGAACCCGCCCCGGTTCAGCGCGCCCATGACCTCCATGACCTGCGCATAGGGCACATTGCCGTCCGCGCGCACGTAAACCCGATCCGAGGACCGCTCGGCGGCCACGGCGCGCAGCTTGTTCACCAGGTCGGCGCGATCCGTTTCGGCCGATTGGATCATCACGCCCCCCTCCGCTGTGACGGTCACGGTCAGCGGCTCTTCCGCGTCGGAAGGCAGCGCCTCTGCCGCCGTCTTGGGCAGCTCCACGGGCACGCCCGCGACCATCAGCGGCGCCGCGACCATGAAGATGATCAGCAGCACCAGCATCACGTCGACAAACGGCGTCACGTTGATCTCCGCCATGGGCCGCGCGCGACCACCGCGCCGCCGCCCGCGCCGCCCCGATCCGCCGGATTTCTGCACCACACCCGCGCCCATGTCAGCTGTCCAGCTGACGCGACAGGATGGTGGAGAATTCGTCGGCAAAGGCCTCGTAACCGCCGACCAGCCGGTCACTGTCCGCCGAAAGCTTGTTGTAGAAGACAACCGCCGGGATCGCCGCCAGCAGCCCCAGACCGGTGGCCAGCAGCGCCTCCGCGATGCCGGGGGCGACCACGGCCAGATTGGTGTTCTGCTGCTCCGCAATACCGATGAAGGCATGCATGATGCCCCAGACAGTCCCGAACAGCCCGACAAACGGCGCGGTGGATCCGACGGTCGCCAGCACCGGCAGGCCCGATTGCAGGGTTTCCGCCTCCTTGGCGATGGCCACGTCCATGGATCGGTCGATCCTCGCCTGCGCGCCCGCGATCATGCGCCCGTCCTCCCGGTGGGAGCGGCGCCATTCCGTCATCCCGGCGGCAAAGATGCGCTGACTGCGGCCGCGCGGGTCCGGCCCGATCTGTTCATAGAGCCCGTCCAGAGGCTCCCCCGACCAGAAGGCGCGATCAAACCGCGACGCCTCCCACCGCGCACGGCGATAGGCGATCAGCTTCTGCACGATGATCGACCAACTCCAGAACGAAGCGACGATCAGCATCAGCATGACCATTTTCACGGTAAAGGTCGCGCGGGCGAAAAGCGCCCACATGGAGAAATCCATCTCCTGCGCGAG encodes the following:
- the tolR gene encoding protein TolR, yielding MGAGVVQKSGGSGRRGRRRGGRARPMAEINVTPFVDVMLVLLIIFMVAAPLMVAGVPVELPKTAAEALPSDAEEPLTVTVTAEGGVMIQSAETDRADLVNKLRAVAAERSSDRVYVRADGNVPYAQVMEVMGALNRGGFSNIGLVTESGGPTLDAGTN
- the tolQ gene encoding protein TolQ, which encodes METETLALAQEMDFSMWALFARATFTVKMVMLMLIVASFWSWSIIVQKLIAYRRARWEASRFDRAFWSGEPLDGLYEQIGPDPRGRSQRIFAAGMTEWRRSHREDGRMIAGAQARIDRSMDVAIAKEAETLQSGLPVLATVGSTAPFVGLFGTVWGIMHAFIGIAEQQNTNLAVVAPGIAEALLATGLGLLAAIPAVVFYNKLSADSDRLVGGYEAFADEFSTILSRQLDS
- the tolB gene encoding Tol-Pal system beta propeller repeat protein TolB; its protein translation is MRNLIASLVIAVLPFAAAVPAMAQTDGPLRIEITEGVIEPLPFAAPAFVAENTAANQMAQDIARVVAEDLSGTGLFREIPRDAFIGSITSFSSPVEYSDWKAINAEALITGAVSMDPSGRLDVKFRVHDVFANQELGDGLQFSGTEAGWRRMAHKVADTVYSRITGEQGYFDSRVVYVSETGPKDERRKRLAIMDYDGYNVQYLTDSASIVLAPRFSPTGDRVLYTSYQTGFPRIYLLDVESVGRNVVDAAGGEMSFAPRFGPNGRTIVYSATSGGNTDLFRMDLGSGQTTRLTEAPSIETAPSFSPDGSQIVFESDRSGAPQLYVMPANGGEAQRISFGQGRYGTPVWSPRGDMIAFTKQNNGRFHIGVMRTDGSGERLLTASFLDEGPTWSPNGRVIMFTRETRGETGSSSLYSVDITGRNLKRVRTEGGASDPAWSPLQ